A window of the Lolium perenne isolate Kyuss_39 chromosome 7, Kyuss_2.0, whole genome shotgun sequence genome harbors these coding sequences:
- the LOC127312713 gene encoding uncharacterized protein translates to MPQELDPTLVWSPPAEEVYVAAEERLEPRDKKPYKRGITKLPKLKTWAFRDVVLVPAGKSMFNYGDLRRKPTREYSNILGGIIRKHFPGIVNLPTGGRDVAWTWKHYSYAEDPSGKYGNMQERVVRHFWKYFKRAEGEEIACDVIVHELCRVRVTGMHYEARVQCVRDWHAERKIWMSKADCRDTLMAPWQYLQNPPQYVGEDRACFLAMVIWWTSREYARKHEEGKQKRSEMGGGSHVLGSKNLALTLQDEEVKTGVAPNLFGFFQKSKTRKEPHPETGSLWVNDLAEGQCGAYRSKFKDKHGEDADPTTEDFDVEVAVLAGQGKKGGRLWIADGLVDPKTIPSLRQIHRGRTSEQPRVETRPRASDLAIEKLRAEMEERERRNQEEKMQMQHQLRESMQMQQQMLQQMQQQQQMFQQMFMNQAVLTSPPGSSAPSTSCPPMFPNWVSG, encoded by the exons ATGCCGCAGGAGCTAGACCCGACCCTAGTTTGGTCTCCGCCGGCGGAGGAGGTGTACGTTGCAGCCGAGGAGAGGCTGGAACCacgggacaagaagccgtataagcgcgggattacgaaactccccaagctaaaaacttgggccttccgcgatgttgttctcgtgcccgctggaaagag CATGTTCAACTATGGCGACCTGAGGAGGAAGCCGACACGTGagtactcgaacatccttggagGCATAATTAGGAAGCATTTCCCTGGGATTGTCAATCTCCCTACTGGTGGCCGCGACGTGGCTTGGACTTGGAAGCACTACAGCTACGCGGAAGATCCTAGCGGCAAGTACGGAAACATGCAAGAGCGGGTTGTCCGCCacttctgg aaatacttcaagagggctGAGGGCGAGGAAATTGCGTGCgacgttatcgtacacgagttgtgcagggtgagggtgactggcatgcactacgaggcacgtgtccagtgcgtccgcgactggcacgccgagCGCAAAATTTGGATGAGTAAGGCTGATTGTCGGGATACGCTCATGGCACCATGGCAGTACCTGCAG aaccctcctcagtacgtcggggAAGACAGGGCGTGCTTTCTTGCGATGGTCATATGGTGGACATCCCGCGAGTACGCccggaagcacgaggagggcaagcagAAGCGTTCAGAGATGGGAGGTGGATCACATGTCCTGGGCAGCAAGAACTTGGCCCTTACCTTGCAGGATGAG gaagtgaaGACAGGCGTGGCACCAAACTTGTTTGGCTTTTTCCAAAAGTCGAAGACCAGGAAGGAGCCGCATCCTGAAACGGGGTCCTTGTGGGTCAATGACCTAGCGGAGGGCCAGTGTGGCGCGTACCGCTCGAAGTTCAAGGACAAGCACGGCGAAGACGCCGatccaaccaccgaagactttgacgttgaggttgcggtgcttgcgggacaaggcaagaagggtggccgcctatggattgctgacgggttagtcgacccaaagaccattccatctctacgccagatccatcgtgggcgtacgagcgagcagcctcgggtagagacccgcccacgggcttcggacctagctatcgagaagttacgg gcggagatggaagaaagggaacggaggaaccaagaggagaagatgcagatgcagcatcagcttaGGGAGAGCATGCAGATGCAGCAGCAGATGTTGCAGCAGATGCAACAACAGCAGCAGATGTTCCAGCAGATGTTCATGAACCAGGCCGTGCTGACTTCCCCACCGGGGAGTAGTGCTCCTAGCACGTCGTGTCCTCCTATGTTCCCCAACTGGGTAAGTGGTTAA